A window of Tautonia plasticadhaerens contains these coding sequences:
- the cysS gene encoding cysteine--tRNA ligase, which produces MPIRVYNTLTQAKEPLQTVVPGKVGMYVCGPTVYSKSHIGHMVGPVIFDTIKRFLAHSGYEVTWVVNITDVDDKLIVQANAEGTTVKELAGRVTEDYLACLDALGVTGIDHMPRATEHIDGIIGITRGLIDKGYAYPAGGDVYFDVSKAAEYGKLSHRNPEELQSGSRVEPTEKKKHPGDFALWKGSKPGEPSWESPWGPGRPGWHIECSAMSMELLGEHFDIHGGGLDLVFPHHENEVVQSECFSGKPFASYWLHNGLLTNKGRKISKSDPDTVVLMADLLGQYQPDTLRALLLSSHYRRPIDFSPGRLDEVERGLRAFSSLFDRFERLSGRSFYDLDSPPSREAGDRLASGDLPPEVADHRSRFLESMDDDFNTGGALGELFELVRALNRFADSEQLESKKGDANALAPWISGMTVLRELSLLLGLFLRPPAASGADSGGLTGPLIELFIELRAQARKDRNFALADQIRDRLAALGVKLEDRPDGTGWKLEG; this is translated from the coding sequence ATCAAGCGGTTCCTCGCCCACAGCGGGTACGAGGTCACCTGGGTCGTCAACATCACCGACGTCGACGACAAGCTGATCGTCCAGGCCAACGCCGAGGGGACGACCGTCAAGGAACTGGCCGGGCGGGTCACCGAGGACTACCTCGCCTGCCTCGACGCCCTGGGGGTGACCGGCATCGACCACATGCCCCGGGCCACCGAGCACATCGACGGCATCATCGGCATCACCCGCGGCCTGATCGACAAGGGCTACGCCTACCCCGCCGGGGGGGACGTCTACTTCGACGTGAGCAAGGCCGCCGAGTACGGCAAGCTCTCGCACCGGAACCCGGAGGAGCTGCAGTCCGGCTCCCGGGTCGAGCCGACCGAGAAGAAGAAGCACCCCGGGGACTTCGCCCTCTGGAAGGGCTCCAAGCCCGGCGAGCCCTCCTGGGAGAGCCCCTGGGGCCCCGGCCGCCCCGGGTGGCACATCGAGTGCTCGGCCATGAGCATGGAACTCCTGGGAGAGCACTTCGACATCCACGGCGGCGGCCTGGATCTCGTCTTCCCGCACCACGAGAACGAGGTGGTGCAGTCCGAATGCTTCTCGGGCAAGCCGTTCGCCTCGTACTGGCTGCACAACGGGCTCCTGACAAACAAGGGCCGGAAGATCAGCAAGTCGGACCCCGACACCGTGGTCCTGATGGCCGACCTGCTCGGCCAGTACCAGCCGGACACGCTCCGGGCGCTCCTGCTCTCCAGCCACTACCGCCGCCCGATCGACTTCAGCCCCGGCCGGCTGGACGAGGTCGAGCGCGGCCTCCGCGCCTTCTCCTCGCTGTTCGACCGCTTCGAGCGGCTGTCGGGCCGGTCGTTCTACGACCTCGACTCCCCTCCGAGCCGGGAGGCCGGCGATCGGCTCGCCTCCGGTGACCTTCCCCCGGAGGTCGCCGACCACCGCTCCCGGTTCCTGGAGTCGATGGACGACGACTTCAACACCGGGGGGGCCCTCGGCGAGCTGTTCGAACTCGTCCGGGCCCTCAACCGGTTCGCCGACTCCGAGCAACTCGAGAGCAAGAAGGGGGACGCAAACGCCCTGGCCCCCTGGATCTCGGGGATGACCGTCCTCCGGGAACTCTCCCTGTTGCTCGGCCTGTTCCTCCGCCCCCCGGCCGCGTCCGGGGCCGACTCCGGGGGCCTGACCGGTCCCCTGATCGAGCTGTTCATCGAGCTAAGGGCCCAGGCCCGCAAGGACCGCAACTTCGCCCTTGCCGACCAGATCCGGGATCGCCTCGCCGCCCTCGGCGTGAAGCTGGAGGACCGGCCCGACGGCACCGGCTGGAAGTTGGAGGGCTAA
- a CDS encoding FxsA family protein yields the protein MFVRLLLLLTIVPIAELFVLLQVHGAIAERYDFKTGLLVTVGAILFTGALGAYLARRQGLGVIRELQRSMAEGKFPGRTLLDGAMVLVGGAMLLTPGFLTDLVGLSLLIPFTRDAYRRVFSAWLSRKVRRGEAFVRFGPGPGSGMGPWPGSGDPRAPGPSSARGRVIDVTPEDQDRA from the coding sequence ATGTTCGTCCGATTGCTGCTGCTCCTGACCATCGTCCCCATCGCCGAGTTGTTCGTGCTCCTGCAGGTGCACGGCGCGATCGCCGAGCGGTACGACTTCAAGACGGGCTTGCTCGTCACCGTCGGCGCGATCCTCTTCACCGGGGCACTCGGCGCCTACCTGGCGAGGCGCCAGGGGCTCGGGGTGATCCGGGAATTGCAGCGGTCGATGGCCGAGGGGAAGTTCCCGGGGCGGACGCTCCTCGACGGCGCGATGGTCCTGGTCGGCGGCGCCATGCTGCTGACCCCGGGCTTCCTGACCGACCTGGTCGGCCTCAGCCTGCTGATCCCGTTCACCCGGGACGCCTACCGGAGGGTCTTCTCCGCCTGGCTCTCCCGGAAGGTCCGGCGGGGGGAGGCATTCGTCCGGTTCGGGCCGGGGCCCGGGTCGGGGATGGGGCCCTGGCCGGGATCGGGCGACCCGAGGGCCCCGGGCCCGTCGTCCGCGAGGGGGCGCGTGATCGATGTCACTCCCGAAGACCAGGACCGGGCCTGA
- a CDS encoding ABC transporter ATP-binding protein, which translates to MSLPKTRTGPDAVSTGPILRLDAVGRTFRMGEVEVEVLRDVNLEIDPGELVVIVGPSGSGKTTLLNLIGGLDQPTVGRVWFRDRELSRCSSRELGAFRRDEVGFVFQFFNLVPTLTARENVQVAAELVDDPIDVDECLRMVELAPRADHFPSQLSGGEQQRVAIARALAKNPELLLCDEPTGALDYETGKAVLSMLWDVNRRLGKTVLIITHNQAIARMADRLIRIRSGRIVEDVPQGHPARPEEVTW; encoded by the coding sequence ATGTCACTCCCGAAGACCAGGACCGGGCCTGACGCCGTCTCGACCGGGCCGATCCTGAGGCTCGACGCGGTCGGCCGGACGTTCCGGATGGGGGAGGTCGAGGTCGAGGTCCTCCGGGACGTCAACCTGGAGATCGACCCCGGCGAGCTCGTCGTCATCGTCGGCCCGAGCGGCTCGGGCAAGACGACGCTCCTGAACCTGATCGGCGGGCTCGACCAGCCGACCGTCGGCCGCGTCTGGTTCCGGGACCGCGAGTTGTCGCGCTGCTCATCCCGGGAACTCGGCGCCTTCCGCCGGGACGAGGTCGGCTTCGTCTTCCAGTTCTTCAACCTCGTGCCCACCCTGACGGCCCGGGAGAACGTGCAGGTCGCCGCCGAGCTGGTCGACGACCCGATCGACGTGGACGAGTGCCTCCGGATGGTCGAGCTGGCCCCCCGGGCCGATCATTTCCCGTCCCAGCTCTCCGGCGGCGAGCAGCAGCGGGTCGCCATCGCCCGGGCCCTGGCCAAGAACCCGGAGCTGCTGCTCTGCGACGAGCCGACCGGCGCCCTCGACTACGAGACGGGCAAGGCCGTGCTGTCGATGCTCTGGGACGTGAACAGGCGTCTGGGGAAGACCGTGCTCATCATCACCCACAATCAGGCGATCGCCCGGATGGCCGACCGCCTGATCCGGATCCGGTCGGGCCGGATCGTCGAGGACGTGCCGCAGGGGCACCCGGCCCGGCCCGAGGAGGTGACCTGGTGA
- a CDS encoding ABC transporter permease → MRPSALDRKLWRDLRGSGVVVLAIASIIAVGVACFVAMRSAYHNLGEAKDRYYARCRMADFSVELKKAPLSDVSILGSLPGVTEIRPRIQQFVTVDLEGVDAIINGQVLSLPDEHRPIINDIVLKRGGYFTGRLEDEVIVNDAFARHHGLGPGDPVHLIMNDRRREFRVVGTAISSEFVYLLGPGSIVPDPARFGVFYLKRSDLEAAFGFEGACNQVVGRLSPGVRDRPDALLDRAELLLEDFGVASTTPRRDQISNRFLSDEIRQLGTFAFVMPAIFLAVAALVLNVLMGRLTEQQRTTIGTLKALGYTDGALYLHLLKFGVVVGLIGGLVGCGFGHLLAGLMTGLYRRFFELPRLENRVFPGVMASGVAISVAFALVGVARGARGVLSLEPAEAMRPKPPEGSRVTWPERIPWLWRAIGTGWRMILRNILRNGRRNLVGVVASMMAAALLVTSLMGGDAIDRGVEVQFSLIQRSDVDLGFRDTRGRAALLEASRLPGVDLAEPMLNVGCTFRNGPFEKRAAVTGLVPGARLTSPRDAEGRPVAVPRAGLALGKTLAEHLRVGPGDLVVFEPTEGRREPMAVPVVAIVDSFIGLAAYADLGYLSGLIDEEFAVSGVQLRVDPRPGPRRELFQELKRLPAVRSVGVREEMIASIRKAVVDTNAAATAMMIAFAGTIFFGTTLNASLVALAERRREVATLLVLGHERSAVGRLFLGETLVINGIGTLLGLPAGRALFWALIRTAQTDSFRIPTASPWSSFAWTLAVGLAFSLAAHAVVARSIARLDLQESMRIRE, encoded by the coding sequence GTGAGGCCCTCGGCCCTCGACCGCAAGCTCTGGCGCGACTTGCGCGGCTCCGGCGTCGTGGTGCTGGCGATCGCCAGCATCATCGCCGTGGGGGTGGCCTGCTTCGTCGCCATGCGGTCGGCCTACCACAACCTCGGCGAGGCGAAGGACCGGTACTACGCCCGGTGCCGGATGGCCGACTTCTCGGTCGAGCTGAAGAAGGCACCGCTGTCCGACGTCTCGATCCTGGGGTCGCTGCCGGGGGTGACGGAGATCCGGCCTCGCATCCAGCAGTTCGTGACCGTCGACCTGGAGGGGGTCGACGCGATCATCAACGGCCAGGTCCTCTCGCTGCCCGACGAGCACCGGCCGATCATCAACGACATCGTCCTCAAGCGCGGGGGCTATTTCACCGGGAGGCTCGAGGACGAGGTGATCGTCAACGACGCCTTCGCCCGGCACCACGGGCTGGGGCCCGGGGACCCGGTCCACCTGATCATGAACGACCGCCGCCGGGAGTTCCGGGTGGTCGGCACGGCGATCAGCAGTGAGTTCGTCTACCTGCTCGGCCCCGGGTCGATCGTGCCCGACCCGGCCCGGTTCGGCGTCTTCTACCTGAAGCGGAGCGACCTGGAGGCGGCCTTCGGCTTCGAGGGGGCCTGCAACCAGGTGGTCGGCCGGCTCTCCCCGGGGGTCCGGGACCGGCCCGATGCGCTGCTCGATCGCGCCGAGCTGCTGCTGGAGGACTTCGGCGTTGCCTCGACCACGCCGAGGCGCGACCAGATCTCCAATCGGTTCCTCAGCGACGAGATCCGGCAGCTCGGCACCTTCGCCTTCGTCATGCCGGCCATCTTCCTGGCGGTGGCGGCCCTGGTCCTGAACGTCCTGATGGGACGACTGACGGAGCAGCAGCGGACGACGATCGGCACGCTCAAGGCATTGGGATATACCGACGGGGCGTTGTATCTCCACCTGCTCAAGTTCGGGGTGGTGGTGGGGCTGATCGGCGGGCTGGTCGGCTGCGGGTTCGGGCACCTGCTGGCGGGGCTGATGACGGGGCTCTACCGGCGGTTCTTCGAGCTGCCGAGGCTGGAGAACCGGGTCTTCCCGGGCGTCATGGCTTCGGGCGTGGCGATCAGCGTCGCCTTCGCGCTGGTGGGGGTCGCCCGGGGGGCCCGAGGGGTCCTCTCGCTGGAGCCGGCCGAGGCGATGCGGCCGAAGCCGCCGGAGGGATCCCGGGTGACCTGGCCGGAGCGGATCCCGTGGCTCTGGCGGGCGATCGGCACCGGGTGGCGGATGATCCTGCGGAACATCCTCCGAAACGGCCGGAGGAACCTCGTCGGCGTGGTGGCCTCGATGATGGCCGCCGCGCTGCTGGTGACCTCGCTGATGGGGGGGGACGCGATCGACCGGGGCGTCGAGGTCCAGTTCTCGCTGATCCAGCGGAGCGACGTCGACCTCGGCTTCCGGGACACCCGGGGCCGGGCCGCCCTGCTGGAGGCGAGCCGCCTGCCCGGGGTCGACCTCGCCGAGCCGATGCTCAACGTCGGCTGCACCTTCCGCAACGGCCCGTTCGAGAAGCGGGCCGCCGTCACCGGCCTGGTCCCGGGGGCCCGGCTGACCTCCCCCCGTGACGCCGAGGGCCGCCCCGTGGCGGTCCCCCGGGCCGGGCTCGCCCTGGGGAAGACGCTGGCCGAACACCTGAGGGTCGGGCCGGGCGACCTCGTCGTCTTCGAGCCGACCGAGGGGAGGAGGGAGCCGATGGCGGTCCCCGTCGTCGCCATCGTCGACAGCTTCATCGGCCTGGCGGCCTACGCCGACCTCGGCTACCTGAGCGGGCTGATCGACGAGGAGTTCGCCGTCAGCGGCGTCCAGCTCCGGGTCGACCCCCGGCCCGGGCCGCGCCGGGAACTGTTCCAGGAACTGAAGCGGCTGCCGGCGGTCCGGTCGGTGGGCGTCCGGGAGGAGATGATCGCCAGCATCCGCAAGGCGGTGGTCGACACCAACGCGGCGGCCACGGCGATGATGATCGCCTTCGCCGGGACGATCTTCTTCGGGACGACGCTCAACGCCTCGCTCGTCGCCCTGGCCGAGCGCCGCCGGGAGGTGGCGACGCTGCTGGTCCTGGGGCACGAGCGGTCGGCCGTCGGCCGGCTGTTCCTGGGGGAGACGCTGGTCATCAACGGCATCGGCACGCTGCTGGGCCTGCCCGCGGGCCGCGCCCTGTTCTGGGCCCTGATCCGGACGGCCCAGACCGACTCGTTCCGGATCCCGACCGCCTCGCCGTGGTCCTCCTTCGCCTGGACATTGGCCGTCGGCCTGGCGTTCAGCCTGGCGGCGCACGCGGTGGTCGCCCGGTCGATCGCCCGGCTGGACCTGCAGGAAAGCATGAGAATCCGCGAATGA
- a CDS encoding efflux RND transporter periplasmic adaptor subunit: MSTRTIVVLAVVGLAAASAAVAGLGPLDGGPAVDAARARPGPIREFVDEQGKTRLPRTYLVSMPYEGRIAPIGLEEGDRVEAGQEVARLVPEDLEIRVAEATAAVSRLDAAIREAEDTRVEEALIGQVEEFLRSVDRTVEAADEQVKAGEAVLGFADSNLRRRRALARRDAASEEDLNRAEMEQAQAAVDYRTDVLTASALRSMQAAFSLTPMIIRRYIETKQLNVSVLEREKAEAEARLEQVLLDRSRGTLTSPVDGVVLAREVSNERLLQAGATLLEIGDLTTLEVEAEVLTQEAARVEPGQPVELLGASAGGDPVPGSVRRVNPAGFTKLSSLGVEQQRVTVVVAIDPEALGRLLERGHLGVGYRVDVRILTAEKSRALLVPRPALFRGLDGRWEVFAIRGGRVERNPVAVGLMNDRWAEVRDGLAEGDLVIPAPEADLEPGMRVRPVVSAAGA; the protein is encoded by the coding sequence ATGAGCACGAGAACGATCGTCGTCCTGGCCGTTGTCGGCCTGGCCGCCGCCTCGGCGGCGGTCGCCGGGCTCGGGCCGCTGGACGGCGGCCCGGCCGTCGACGCGGCGAGGGCCCGGCCGGGGCCGATTCGGGAGTTCGTCGACGAGCAGGGCAAAACTCGGCTGCCCCGGACGTACCTCGTCTCCATGCCCTACGAGGGCCGGATCGCCCCGATCGGCCTGGAGGAGGGGGACCGGGTCGAGGCCGGGCAGGAGGTGGCCCGGCTGGTGCCCGAGGACCTGGAGATCCGGGTGGCCGAGGCGACCGCGGCCGTCTCCCGGCTCGACGCCGCGATCCGGGAGGCGGAGGACACCCGGGTCGAGGAGGCGCTCATCGGCCAGGTCGAGGAGTTCCTCCGGTCGGTCGACCGCACCGTCGAGGCGGCCGACGAGCAGGTGAAGGCCGGGGAGGCGGTCCTCGGCTTCGCCGACTCGAACCTCCGACGCCGTCGGGCCCTGGCCCGGCGGGACGCCGCCTCGGAGGAGGACCTCAACCGGGCCGAGATGGAGCAGGCCCAGGCGGCCGTCGACTACCGGACCGACGTCCTCACGGCCAGCGCCCTGCGGTCGATGCAGGCGGCCTTCTCGCTCACCCCGATGATCATCCGCCGGTATATCGAGACGAAACAATTAAACGTCTCCGTGCTCGAACGCGAGAAGGCCGAGGCGGAAGCCCGGCTGGAGCAGGTGCTCCTGGACCGGAGTCGGGGGACCCTGACCAGCCCGGTCGACGGCGTCGTGCTCGCCCGGGAGGTGAGCAACGAGCGGCTGCTCCAGGCCGGGGCGACGCTCCTGGAGATCGGCGACCTGACGACGCTGGAGGTGGAGGCCGAGGTGCTCACGCAGGAGGCCGCCCGGGTCGAGCCGGGCCAGCCGGTCGAGCTGCTCGGCGCCTCGGCCGGCGGCGACCCGGTGCCGGGCTCGGTCCGGAGGGTCAACCCGGCCGGGTTCACCAAGCTCAGCTCCCTGGGGGTGGAGCAGCAGCGGGTGACGGTCGTCGTGGCGATCGACCCCGAGGCGCTGGGACGCCTGCTGGAGCGGGGACACCTCGGCGTCGGCTATCGGGTGGACGTCCGGATCCTGACGGCGGAGAAGTCCCGGGCGCTGCTCGTGCCGAGGCCGGCCCTGTTCCGGGGGCTGGACGGCCGCTGGGAGGTCTTCGCCATCCGGGGGGGCAGGGTCGAGCGGAATCCGGTGGCCGTCGGCCTGATGAACGACCGCTGGGCCGAGGTCCGGGACGGCCTGGCCGAGGGCGACCTCGTGATCCCCGCCCCCGAGGCCGACCTGGAACCGGGCATGAGGGTGCGGCCGGTCGTGTCGGCGGCCGGGGCGTGA
- a CDS encoding peptide ABC transporter ATP-binding protein, producing MDRPLEIEGELQLDYEGGSAQIHIRDETVDVELPGARSALALTRQVSPSIRRDGLRRADAALRGAGLVGRIRIRGRTVARIGGNAEPGPLARLLGVDPLALSLFSFLGAALDRRKATTTAGPPGMGGPGDPPTPARGG from the coding sequence ATGGACCGCCCGCTGGAGATCGAGGGGGAGCTGCAGCTCGATTACGAGGGCGGCTCCGCCCAAATCCACATCCGGGACGAGACGGTCGACGTCGAGTTGCCCGGTGCCCGGTCGGCCCTGGCCCTGACCCGGCAAGTCTCCCCCTCGATCCGCAGGGACGGACTCCGACGCGCCGACGCCGCCCTCCGGGGTGCCGGGCTCGTCGGCCGGATCCGGATCCGGGGGCGGACCGTCGCCCGGATCGGCGGCAATGCCGAGCCGGGACCGCTGGCCCGGCTGCTGGGGGTCGACCCGCTGGCCCTGAGCCTCTTCTCATTCCTCGGGGCGGCGCTCGACCGCCGCAAGGCCACGACAACGGCGGGTCCCCCGGGGATGGGCGGCCCGGGTGATCCCCCCACTCCCGCACGGGGCGGGTGA
- a CDS encoding SDR family oxidoreductase, with protein sequence MKPILVTGATGYIGGRLIPMLLERGYSVRCLARDPKKLEGRPWTDRVQVVRGDVLDPDSLRAALVGCPSAYYLVHSMVAGEGSFIDRDRAAARNFASAAESAGLDRVVYLGGLGRRADDLSPHLASRQEVGDILRGGAVPVTELRAAMIIGSGSASFEMMRSLIKRLPVMICPRWVSTRNQPIAVRDVLAYLVGCLEEPRTAGRTLDVGGPDILTYKEMMIRFAAILGLRRRIVVVPVLTPTLSAYWINLVTPIPAALAFPLVEGLKSEVICQNDGIRRLVPITPTPFGEAVQRALDKVAENDVSTRWANAALPSRAALLRRPKFEPDSFPLRDVQRKEADAPAPALFDRVKRIGGSTGYYYGDALWRIRGAMDRVVGGVGLRRGRRDPVRIYIGDALDFWRVEDFVPGRRLLLHAEMRVPGEAWLEFRVDPIGERRSVLTQTAYFKPSKFWGRLYWYASLPAHLFIFSGMASSIVRSAEAACDSRPPPRDDEEDQPTAGKAGPPMVIDQPEGRATTAGGASR encoded by the coding sequence ATGAAACCGATCCTCGTCACCGGCGCCACCGGCTACATCGGCGGTCGGCTCATCCCGATGCTGCTCGAGCGTGGGTACAGCGTCCGATGCCTGGCACGCGACCCGAAGAAGCTGGAGGGGAGGCCCTGGACGGATCGGGTGCAGGTCGTCCGGGGAGACGTGCTCGACCCGGACTCGCTCCGGGCGGCGCTGGTCGGCTGCCCTTCGGCCTACTACCTCGTGCATTCGATGGTGGCCGGCGAAGGCTCGTTCATCGACCGCGACCGCGCCGCCGCCCGCAACTTCGCCTCGGCGGCCGAGTCGGCCGGGCTGGACCGGGTCGTCTACCTCGGCGGCCTCGGCCGGAGGGCCGACGACCTGTCTCCCCACCTGGCGAGCCGGCAGGAAGTAGGGGACATCCTCCGGGGGGGGGCGGTCCCCGTCACCGAGCTCCGGGCGGCCATGATCATCGGCTCGGGCAGCGCCTCGTTCGAGATGATGCGGTCGCTCATCAAGCGGCTGCCGGTGATGATCTGCCCGAGGTGGGTCAGCACGAGGAACCAGCCGATCGCCGTCCGGGACGTGCTCGCCTACCTCGTCGGCTGCCTGGAGGAGCCGAGGACCGCCGGGCGGACCCTCGACGTCGGCGGGCCGGACATCCTGACGTACAAGGAGATGATGATCCGCTTCGCGGCGATCCTCGGCCTGAGGAGGAGGATCGTCGTCGTGCCGGTGCTCACGCCGACGCTGTCGGCCTACTGGATCAACCTGGTGACGCCGATCCCGGCGGCCCTGGCCTTCCCGCTGGTCGAGGGCCTGAAGTCGGAGGTCATCTGCCAGAACGACGGGATCCGAAGGCTCGTGCCGATCACCCCCACCCCCTTCGGCGAGGCGGTGCAGCGGGCCCTGGACAAGGTGGCCGAGAACGACGTCTCGACCCGATGGGCCAACGCCGCCCTCCCGAGCCGGGCCGCCCTGCTCCGGCGGCCGAAATTCGAGCCCGATTCGTTCCCGCTCCGCGACGTGCAGCGCAAGGAGGCCGACGCCCCCGCCCCGGCCCTCTTCGACCGGGTCAAGCGGATCGGGGGATCGACCGGCTACTACTACGGTGACGCCCTCTGGCGGATCCGGGGTGCGATGGACCGGGTCGTCGGCGGCGTCGGCCTGAGGAGGGGGAGGCGGGATCCGGTCCGGATCTACATCGGCGACGCCCTGGACTTCTGGAGGGTCGAGGATTTCGTCCCCGGCCGTCGCCTGCTGCTGCACGCCGAGATGCGGGTGCCGGGCGAAGCCTGGCTGGAGTTCCGGGTCGACCCGATCGGCGAACGGCGGTCGGTGCTGACGCAGACGGCCTACTTCAAGCCCTCGAAGTTCTGGGGCCGGCTGTACTGGTACGCGAGCCTGCCGGCCCACCTGTTCATCTTCTCGGGGATGGCGAGCAGCATCGTCCGGTCGGCCGAGGCCGCCTGCGACAGCCGGCCCCCACCCCGCGACGACGAGGAGGACCAACCGACGGCCGGCAAGGCCGGGCCGCCGATGGTGATCGACCAGCCCGAGGGGAGGGCGACGACGGCGGGAGGCGCGAGCCGGTAG
- a CDS encoding sugar phosphate isomerase/epimerase family protein, translating to MPPISRRSFLGAAATTAAASALGPVPVARAIDPIRRTRPSHLKLSIAAYSYRQFLTGDQPTMDLFDFVDLAADMGLDAVEPTSYYFPADVSDEYLHALRRHAFLLGLDVSGTAIGNDFCVAPGPEREEQLELARSWIDRAAALNAPVIRVFAGRTPRGDSEEEAVARAIEGFNAVLPYAEEKGVVLALENHGGITATVDQMMRLIEGIDHPYFAVNLDTGNFHTSDPYGDLARIAPYAVNVQVKTEIAPEGGPKREADLSKLVGILRDVKYSGYVVLEYEASDDPMTAIPRHVEQLRGLVG from the coding sequence ATGCCCCCGATCTCCCGACGCTCGTTCCTCGGCGCCGCCGCGACGACCGCCGCCGCCTCGGCCCTCGGCCCGGTGCCGGTCGCCCGGGCGATCGACCCGATCCGACGCACCCGCCCCAGCCACCTGAAGCTGAGCATCGCCGCCTACTCCTACCGGCAGTTCCTCACCGGCGACCAGCCGACGATGGACCTGTTCGACTTCGTCGACCTGGCCGCCGACATGGGGCTGGACGCGGTCGAGCCGACCTCCTATTACTTCCCGGCCGACGTGTCGGACGAGTACCTGCACGCGCTCCGACGCCACGCCTTCCTGCTGGGGCTGGACGTCTCCGGCACGGCGATCGGCAACGACTTCTGCGTCGCCCCCGGCCCGGAGCGGGAGGAGCAGCTGGAACTGGCCCGCTCCTGGATCGACCGCGCCGCCGCCCTGAACGCCCCGGTCATCCGCGTCTTCGCCGGCCGGACGCCGAGGGGGGACAGCGAGGAGGAGGCCGTCGCCCGGGCGATCGAGGGCTTCAACGCCGTCCTGCCGTATGCCGAGGAGAAGGGGGTGGTGCTCGCCCTGGAGAACCACGGCGGGATCACGGCCACGGTCGACCAGATGATGAGGCTGATCGAGGGGATCGACCACCCCTACTTCGCCGTCAACCTCGACACGGGGAACTTCCACACCTCGGACCCCTACGGCGACCTCGCCCGGATCGCCCCCTATGCGGTGAACGTGCAGGTGAAGACCGAAATCGCCCCGGAGGGCGGGCCGAAGCGGGAGGCCGACCTGTCGAAGCTCGTCGGCATCCTCCGGGACGTGAAGTACTCCGGCTACGTCGTCCTGGAGTACGAGGCGAGCGACGACCCGATGACGGCCATCCCCCGGCACGTCGAGCAGCTCCGGGGGCTGGTCGGCTGA
- the dprA gene encoding DNA-processing protein DprA, which produces MPDPGDDRALLDLICLTMTPGVGPLTSRALIEHFGDVGSILSASLAELKRVPGVGPKLAEKIASGRKDLDPQVELERCRQRGVRLIPFDSPDYPESLKSIPDPPLLLYVRGELTPADQLAIALVGARKSTPYGMRVAERLAGSLARVGLTVVSGLARGIDAAAHRGAIRAGGRTIAVLGNGLGSIYPPEHGPLADEVAAHGAVISEHAMEQQPLAGLFPQRNRLIAGLSLGVVVVEAAPRSGSLSTASHAMEQNREVFAVPGPIDSLASRGCHALIRDGARLVETVDDILEELGPLARAVQATPESPAVRHPAELSLSEHERALLGHLDDLPRGIDELIVRTGLAPSQVMATLAVLEMRRLIRRAAGNQFSRV; this is translated from the coding sequence GTGCCCGACCCCGGAGACGATCGCGCGCTGCTCGACCTGATCTGCCTGACGATGACCCCCGGGGTCGGGCCGCTCACCAGCCGGGCCCTGATCGAGCACTTCGGCGACGTGGGGTCGATCCTCTCCGCCTCGCTCGCCGAGCTGAAGCGGGTGCCCGGCGTCGGGCCGAAGCTGGCCGAGAAGATCGCCTCGGGCCGCAAGGACCTCGACCCCCAGGTCGAGCTGGAACGCTGCCGACAGCGGGGCGTGCGGCTAATCCCGTTCGATTCGCCCGACTACCCCGAGTCGCTGAAATCGATCCCCGACCCCCCGCTGCTGCTCTACGTCCGGGGGGAGCTGACCCCGGCCGACCAGCTCGCCATCGCCCTGGTCGGCGCCCGGAAGTCGACCCCCTACGGGATGAGGGTGGCCGAGCGGCTGGCGGGCTCGCTGGCCCGGGTCGGCCTGACGGTCGTCTCGGGCTTGGCCCGGGGGATCGACGCGGCGGCCCACCGGGGGGCGATCCGGGCCGGGGGGCGGACGATCGCCGTGCTCGGCAACGGGCTGGGGTCGATCTACCCGCCGGAGCACGGCCCGCTGGCCGATGAGGTCGCCGCCCACGGCGCCGTGATCAGCGAGCACGCGATGGAGCAGCAGCCGCTGGCCGGCCTGTTCCCGCAGCGGAACCGGCTGATCGCCGGGCTGAGCCTGGGGGTGGTGGTCGTCGAGGCGGCGCCCCGGAGCGGGTCGCTGTCGACGGCGTCGCACGCGATGGAGCAGAACCGGGAGGTCTTCGCCGTGCCCGGGCCGATCGACAGCCTCGCCAGCCGGGGCTGCCACGCCCTGATCCGGGACGGGGCCCGGCTGGTCGAGACGGTCGACGACATCCTGGAGGAACTCGGGCCGCTGGCCCGGGCGGTGCAAGCGACCCCCGAGTCCCCGGCCGTGCGGCACCCGGCCGAGCTGTCGCTCTCGGAACACGAGCGTGCGCTTCTCGGCCACCTGGACGACCTGCCCCGGGGGATCGACGAGCTGATCGTCCGGACGGGCCTCGCGCCGTCGCAGGTCATGGCGACGCTGGCCGTCCTGGAGATGCGACGGCTGATCCGAAGGGCCGCGGGGAACCAGTTCAGCCGGGTCTGA